CGCCTTCTTGACCGGCTTGCGGATAAAATCGGCCGCGCCCAGGTCACGGGCCAGGTCTGTATCGGGCAGGATAGAACAAACAATCACCGGCACATGGTTGGTTTGAGGATGTTCCCGCAACCGGCCCAACAAAGCCCAACCATCCTGATCAGGCATCATCACATCGAGCACAATGATTTGGGGCAACATTTCATCAACCAATGCCCACGCTTCTGTTGCGTCTTCAGCCCCCACAAACCGATATTGGCTGCCGGTCAGATAGCGCTGAAAGAGCTGGCGGGTATCGGCGTTGTCGTCAATTACCAACACCACCACTTGCCTGGTGGCCGGAAGGATGATTTTGGTGGTCAAAACCCCGTTTGCAGTGTCGCCAGTCACAACCTCCAAAGACCCCCGACACAGTTGAAGCAGTCGCTCGGCCATTTGAATTGTTTTGGCGCAGTCATCGGTAGTAGCGGAAACCCGGCCCGATGCTGCCGGACGAACCAGAATGTGGATTTGCTCACCGACTCTGGCGGTGTCCAGGTAAACTTTACCCCCCGGCACACACCGAATGGCCTTGCTGACCAAACTCAACAACGCCTGGCGCAATAACGGTTTTCTGAGCCAAACTTTGGGTAAGCCCTCTTGCAGCGTAGGCAGCAGCATTACACCCCACGATTTCGACGACGGCGCCAGGGTGGACAAAACATCTGATAGCACCACGCTAATATCGGTTTTTTCCGCCGGCACCGACTCTCTTAACCGTTCCAGTTCTTCAGCGCGAGAGGGCACGTAAGTTTCGCCGGAAACCGGCTGGTCAACCGAATGAGGCAAATCTGGATTAAACTTTTTGGTTTTGTCTTGTAACTGATGCGCGGTCCAGAGATACTCGGCC
The nucleotide sequence above comes from Anaerolineae bacterium. Encoded proteins:
- a CDS encoding response regulator; its protein translation is MASKLDLVWFTHQLRAVLASLYDPAVIHNSPLAKLFEIDRRRNPMFAMQYIVLDAIEALKPAENTPHGSRNWRVYHILRRRYSEQATQREVATELGLGVRQMQREESLARETLAEYLWTAHQLQDKTKKFNPDLPHSVDQPVSGETYVPSRAEELERLRESVPAEKTDISVVLSDVLSTLAPSSKSWGVMLLPTLQEGLPKVWLRKPLLRQALLSLVSKAIRCVPGGKVYLDTARVGEQIHILVRPAASGRVSATTDDCAKTIQMAERLLQLCRGSLEVVTGDTANGVLTTKIILPATRQVVVLVIDDNADTRQLFQRYLTGSQYRFVGAEDATEAWALVDEMLPQIIVLDVMMPDQDGWALLGRLREHPQTNHVPVIVCSILPDTDLARDLGAADFIRKPVKKA